AATGGCGAAAAAATTaaacataaaatatattattgtCATAATAGAGAtccaaaatatatacacaatatagacataaataatatatacaatatagacataaataatatatacaatatagacataaataatatatatatctaaaactcAACTACATACTTCAAAGAAGACGACAATTATTGCGTAAGTCGAGGACTCCGAGCCGTTCAAATGAGGTCTCATTCTAACTATTGAAATAGTTCCCCCGAGATATTGAGTTCCAGACGTTACGAACCAGGAAACAGCCCAGGGAATTGACTGTCAGTGAAAGGGTGGCCCCATTTCCTCGCAGTGCTCTCGAATAGCACAGGAAGCAACTTGCCCCAAGGGAGGGTAAATCACTGAGGTAAGTTATGACCTTGTGCCCTCATATACGGTGTTTAAAATTTCGTGAGGTATTGTCCACATATTGAACGTTACAGTTCGAGCATTTATAAAGAAGTAATAACACCAGCTCTGAAGTCAAAGGGTGAAGGATATCAATGTTTGAAATAGTTTACAATGGTGTAGCTGTTTGCAAACATGAAATGAAAACTAATTTACGGATAAGAATATCATAGAATATTACAAAGTTGCTAGTAACTAAATTTCCGTATTTTGGCATTATTGGGAACCAtgtatatctaatatatatatagttggtCCAGGTATTGAACGTTTGAAAATATTGGTCTTATAATCATCGGTAAGTCCTCCAACCTCTGGCTGGTGTtgaaggctctgatgttcagtcaTAATCAAAACAATACGAGAAGGCACATACATGAAAAGGTAGAGAAGCGAAGAGAGGAGACAAGAAGAGAGTAGGACGAAGCAGGGAAGCAAGAGGAGGGAGAAGGACATGTAGTGAGAGAAGGGATTGTAGCAGGACATGCAAGGGATGAGGAGAAGAGGGATTAGGACATGCAGGGATGAGAGACAGCAGGGAGCAAATACTGTACAGGAAATGTAGTGTGTGGAACTAGGAGACAGATCATAATAGAGATATCAATATGCAGATAATGGGAAGGTGTAGACAGGTAAGATCACAGGTATATGTGACGAAGGAGATAATAGTCAGGGCAGAGAAGGCCGCGGGTGTCGCAATCATACACCCCATTGTCTTAATTCATGTTGACGATCATCTTCAACACGcccccagtcccccccccccccacctcctcttctccctctctctcctataCCGTATCAAGATTCAAATACAAAACGGTGCGCGGGTGACCAGCTTTACTGATAAGCATTCTCGCCAACCTTTTGGTAACCGGATACCATAATACACAATAACACGAAGGAAGGTCTTGTGGACAATGTACGCTGTTCTGCGTAGACCTTACACCGTCTCCCTGTGTGTGGGTCGAGGCCACATGATGCTATACACACTTGGGAAGCATCGCTGGAACACGGAGAAGAGGTACTAAGGGTGGTGGCCACTTCTTTGGTTTACTAATCCCGTTGCTTTTCAAAATACATAAAATCCtggaataaaaatatttattaTGTGTATTTCTCCAAATTTTGTTTTCACGTAGGAAagtcacttatatatatatatatatatatatatatatatatatatatatatatatatatatatatatatatatatatatatatatatatatatatatatatatatatatatatatatataatatatatatatatgcatagacAGACATATCCAATATTTATTTTTATCCATATAATTTTCACATTATGTATAGcaaatttttatttaataaatacaTTGAATGTACAATTGAATACACATAACCAAGGAACTTGAAAATTAAAATCTATGTTGTCAAGTTGCCTCTATCACTGGATCGAAAATTTCCGCAAATTCTTAAATGATTAGCTTAGTTCAACAAACCGCAAACCTGACAGTTGCATTGTAAGTAAATACTTGACAAGCGGATCAGGGGTTCACATCGCAATGGCTCCCAGACTGTAGTTCAATAGTTCAGGAGTACAACAATTGCTGCATAAGGGAGAGAGAATATAATAAATGCTTTCTGAAAGTCCCTGATGCAGACGATGAAATGAGTGAACGGAAGAACAGAACCTTGAAGAACACCTCACTTAATTATGCCGAAGATGATCCACATAGAGCAACACGTTTATCTGAGATGAAAACAAGTGCCTGAAGAACAGAGTTGTCCTGTTCTCGTCACGAGCTTATAATATCAAGGACAAAAGGGCTTCACGGAACTTTTCCCTATGGATTGATTCAAGCAATTTTGAAATAGTAGAAGTGAGAGCAAATGTGCCACAGCTAAATTGGATTAGATAGGTCCGTTTCTCTAGATAGAGCGATTAATTGTGATTTTAAGAAGGGTGACAAAGTTAAGAAGACAGACAACGCGGAAGACGCCGGCCAGTATAGCTGGCTCATGTggcactgttgttgttttagattcagcaactcggaacaaaacgatccaagtagcacgggctattgtgagcccgtagtggacttacctggcacaggagcggggctgtatacAGGCTCAGACACGCACTCCTTATTGCAATACGTATTTACACGTTCCGGAACAATCGAACCAATGAAACAAAACTCAAGAGAGGCTGTTGAATACATTCAGCTGTAGAATGTATTCTACACAAGCGTTAACTCACTATAAGGAAGGCGGCGCCGACGAGTAGTGCCTTAATCCGAACCTCGAGTTCCATAGGGAAGGTGATGCTGAAATTCTCAGCGTCTGTCAGGACCTCGGAACAGCatccacgccacagcttcgttatGTTACCGACCTGATCCGAACCGTCTTCCGAGAGTATCTGAAAAGTTAGACAACCGTAACCGTATACtagcaggggaaagcgccaagccattaccgctatatagcacttggaaggggtgtcTTGAAGGATGAAGGTGAAAAAATCTAATTGGAATGCTTGGTTATTAAGCGGATAGCGACCTGAATCAACGTAAATATAATAACATTTTAGCTATAAAGAGAGAAATTAGAAGGAATGTCTAGAGATAACGAGTAACTAAATTTTCAAATAAAATAAAAGCCCCAACGCAATGAAGAAAAAAGATGAGCGAGAGAATAAAAGGCCATTTGGAAAGTTAGTTAAAATACATAAGTTTAAGTGTGTAGAAGATTTCCAAAGGAAACCTTAACTAAATCGGAGCCAAATCTGAACAAATTAGCCAGACATCGCACATATGAGATCCTCAAGGAGTCTTGTATTACACTCTAAGACTTCTGTAAATGTCTAATAGGACAAAAACACCCCCCTTATATTAGACCTTGTAAGAAAACGTCCCATAAAGTTCGACACCAATGAATTTTTCTCCCTTTGTAGAACCTCCTACTAATCCTGGACCCCAACAAAGGGTAGTCCTCATAAAAACAGCTAAATTAGGAAAAAAACATCACAGAACTATCGCCTTACATGTAAGACAAAATAAAGGAACTATCCTCCTGGAAGACCGCAACAAAAACCTATTCCCTTCCCCTTGCAAGAACCCATCGAAACTGGCGGGAGGGTTCTTGTTGCTGACattcccgaccgttcaagtggttgggcagcattcctttcccccgtcccatcccaaattgttatcctgatcccttccacgcgctatatagtcgtaaaggcttagcgctttcccctgataattctttCCCTTCCCGTCCTGGATGTCAGCAACAAGGAATCTTCCCGCCAGCAAGACATAACCAACGAACTGCCCATCTAGACGCAAACAAGGTGCTATTCCTCCCAATTGCAAGACACAAAAAGCCTGAAAGCCAAGGATCTTCCCCACCAACCAGTCCCCACCTTGAAGACAACGTCGCTCCCGCAGCTCATGGTACAGACGGGGCCCTGGATTATGAAGACGGTGTCCCCAGAGACATTCCTGACGCTGAACTTAGCAGCAATGGGAGTACAGAAGCCCCACTCCTGGTGAACGCTGCCCAACGGGGTTCCAGGCGGGCAAGACACCTCCAGGCGCTGTAGGAAATAGTGTTCAGAAAGTCAAGAGTTAATTAAATATGTAAAAACGACAGCATTTAAAGTTTTGGAACTgatatgaatttaaaatatttcgTGTATGCATACGTTATGCAATTTAAACTGCAACAATGAGATGAAATAATTATATGTAATAAACCTTCACATCAGTAAGAAGTCACCTAAACTCACCAAGGATTGATCTGACGATTCGTATGATCTAAGAGGAGTTAGTAAAACACACCACAGTACGAATCAACATTTTACTTAATCTAGAAATCAaaaggcctcccccccccccccccccccgaataaAAAATTATAAGTACCCATAAAATAGCAGAGCAGCACTCAGCTTCCTTACCTGAAGACAACATGGCCAGCAGCAGTGTATACAAGTATACGGTCGAGAGAGATGGATTATCTCTTGCTCCTGGCTATTGATGAGGGCCATTTCAAAGGCTCTCATCGGACCACAACAGTTCCGGCTGCAGCAGTCTGTGTTCTCCTTCGCCTGCAGGAACTCCTGATCCATAGAGTTCTTCAACGAATATTTGTTGTTCATCTCGCATCCTAAGAATACTGGGGAAAAATATTGAACGTTTATCATCCGTAGAAAGCACCAAGTTTTCAGCTCAAAACCGAACTGGGTATTGATCCTTTTAAATGGCAGCGCTCAGCAAAAGAGGAATGGGGAATGGGCAGGGAAAACGTGATAGGGGATTCAATGGGGGGttatagatgggggggggggatgttcatAAGATGAAGGGCCAAGAGGTACATGGATGAGTGGCAGGAGGTTTCGTttttggttgggagagtgagatgaaTTTGATAGTAAATTGAGAAAGTAGTTGGAATGCTGGTCCGGTGAAAGTTGCTTTCACTGGCAACGAGTTGCAGACAAAAAATGGACACGGAAGACGGGTGTGTAATCATTATCTAACTCACAGTATTCTGATTCTCCCGGAAGTTGCCATGTCCAGGCAGGTGGCACCAGGCAAGTCCCTAGCCTGAGTGCAGCTCCTCTTTCTGCTTCAATCGTACAAATATACAATTTATGGCATTAAATTCCCCATAGTTGACAAAAAATTTCAACAGGAACTCTAAGGGGCTAAAAATACCAGTAGGGGGCTCCAAGGACGCCACAACCACCAGGAGAGGCTCTAAGGACGCCACAACCACCAGGAGAGGCTCTAAGGACGCCACAACCACCAGGAGAGGCTCTAAGGACGCCACAACCACCAGGAGAGGCTCTAAGGACGCCACAACCACCAGGAGAGGCTCTAAGGACGCCCACAACCACCAGGAGAGGCTCTAAGGACGCCACAACCACCAGGAGAGACTCCAAGGACGCCACAACCACCAGGAGAGGCTCCAAGGACGCCACAACCACCAGGAGAGGCTCTAAGGACGCCACAACCACCAGGAGAGGCTCTAAGGACGCCACAACCACCAGGAGAGGCTCTAAGGACGCCACAACCACCAGGAGAGGCTCTAAGGACGCCACAACCACCAGGAGAGGCTCTAAGGACGCCACAACC
This genomic stretch from Procambarus clarkii isolate CNS0578487 chromosome 5, FALCON_Pclarkii_2.0, whole genome shotgun sequence harbors:
- the LOC123753283 gene encoding phospholipid scramblase 2; translation: MAYMVPPGLEDLAQLDKVLVKQHIEFLEVFLGCEMNNKYSLKNSMDQEFLQAKENTDCCSRNCCGPMRAFEMALINSQEQEIIHLSRPYTCIHCCWPCCLQRLEVSCPPGTPLGSVHQEWGFCTPIAAKFSVRNVSGDTVFIIQGPVCTMSCGSDVVFKILSEDGSDQVGNITKLWRGCCSEVLTDAENFSITFPMELEVRIKALLVGAAFLIDFMYFEKQRD